Proteins encoded by one window of Xiphias gladius isolate SHS-SW01 ecotype Sanya breed wild chromosome 15, ASM1685928v1, whole genome shotgun sequence:
- the cldnd1b gene encoding claudin domain-containing protein 1b isoform X1: MVDNRYATALVIGSVLSLLATVYLSVAVGTQQWYQYSSPPVKQEGGNASELREEFINGDFDEKTYSDTMFRLNGTLGLWWRCILVPSQSHWFKEPDPKMETQCVSFTLPQQFISKYKYPGNPNSEEDLLRTYLWRCQFLLPLVSLALVFLSGLIGVCACLCRSFTPTLGVGVLHLLAAGDYQTSNYSDASALLLVRSVLSGHRLLFLGGGGFAPPELHTTRRGGGLAGLVPLPGPRLLPSADDGSCFVPVGGQESPQELHPHDCLQGCIKERDYSNNSILYLKTAYWSEDLITKLLSYERM; the protein is encoded by the exons ATGGTAGATAATCGGTATGCCACAGCTCTGGTCATCGGGTCGGTACTGAGCCTGCTGGCCACAGTGTACCTGTCTGTGGCTGTGGGGACTCAGCAGTGGTACCAGTATAGCAGTCCGCCGGTGAAACAGGAGGGCGGCAACGCCTCCGAGCTCAGAGAGGAGTTCATCAATGGGGACTTTGACGAGAAGACCTACAGTGACACCATGTTCCGGCTGAACGGCACTCTGGGACTGTGGTGGAGGTGCATCCTGGTGCCCAGCCAGTCCCACTGGTTTAAAGAGCCAG ATCCCAAGATGGAGACCCAGTGTGTGAGCTTCACTCTTCCTCAGCAGTTTATATCAAAGTACAAATACCCTGGAAACCCCAACAGTGAAGAAGATCTGCTGAGAACAT ATCTCTGGAGATGCCAGTTCCTCTTGCCCTTGGTGTCTCTGGCCTTGGTGTTCCTCAGCGGCCTCATTGGGGTCTGCGCCTGCCTGTGCCGGAGCTTCACCCCCACCTTGGGTGTTGGGGTGCTCCATCTTCTCGCAG CTGGTGATTATCAAACTTCAAACTACAGTGATGCTTCTGCTCTTCTGCTTGTGAG GTCTGTGCTCTCTGGGCACCGTCTGCTGTTTCTTGGCGGGGGTGGATTTGCTCCACCAGAACTCCACACCACCAGAAGGGGTGGAGGGCTCGCTGGGCTGGTCCCTCTACCTGGCCCTCGTCTCCTTCCCTCTGCAGATGATGGCAGCTGCTTTGTTCCTGTGGGCGGCCAGGAGTCACCGCAAGAACTACACCCGCATGACTGCTTACAGGGTTGcataaaagagagagactaCTCTAACAACAG
- the cldnd1b gene encoding claudin domain-containing protein 1b isoform X2: MVDNRYATALVIGSVLSLLATVYLSVAVGTQQWYQYSSPPVKQEGGNASELREEFINGDFDEKTYSDTMFRLNGTLGLWWRCILVPSQSHWFKEPDPKMETQCVSFTLPQQFISKYKYPGNPNSEEDLLRTYLWRCQFLLPLVSLALVFLSGLIGVCACLCRSFTPTLGVGVLHLLAGLCSLGTVCCFLAGVDLLHQNSTPPEGVEGSLGWSLYLALVSFPLQMMAAALFLWAARSHRKNYTRMTAYRVA, from the exons ATGGTAGATAATCGGTATGCCACAGCTCTGGTCATCGGGTCGGTACTGAGCCTGCTGGCCACAGTGTACCTGTCTGTGGCTGTGGGGACTCAGCAGTGGTACCAGTATAGCAGTCCGCCGGTGAAACAGGAGGGCGGCAACGCCTCCGAGCTCAGAGAGGAGTTCATCAATGGGGACTTTGACGAGAAGACCTACAGTGACACCATGTTCCGGCTGAACGGCACTCTGGGACTGTGGTGGAGGTGCATCCTGGTGCCCAGCCAGTCCCACTGGTTTAAAGAGCCAG ATCCCAAGATGGAGACCCAGTGTGTGAGCTTCACTCTTCCTCAGCAGTTTATATCAAAGTACAAATACCCTGGAAACCCCAACAGTGAAGAAGATCTGCTGAGAACAT ATCTCTGGAGATGCCAGTTCCTCTTGCCCTTGGTGTCTCTGGCCTTGGTGTTCCTCAGCGGCCTCATTGGGGTCTGCGCCTGCCTGTGCCGGAGCTTCACCCCCACCTTGGGTGTTGGGGTGCTCCATCTTCTCGCAG GTCTGTGCTCTCTGGGCACCGTCTGCTGTTTCTTGGCGGGGGTGGATTTGCTCCACCAGAACTCCACACCACCAGAAGGGGTGGAGGGCTCGCTGGGCTGGTCCCTCTACCTGGCCCTCGTCTCCTTCCCTCTGCAGATGATGGCAGCTGCTTTGTTCCTGTGGGCGGCCAGGAGTCACCGCAAGAACTACACCCGCATGACTGCTTACAGGGTTGcataa